CCATTGTTTATCTCAATAGGATACCATCTCCATGCTGTCTTACATCTGCCACATTAAAGTGATCACACATGGCTGAGTGTAGACTGTGGACTGTCATCTTAACCTCAAACTGCTCTGAAAGGCATTAGTACTTGGTACTATGGAGGACCTAAATTCTCAAAATTACAGAACAAAAGGTCAATAAGAAAATGACTATGCACCAGGAAAAATAAGTCAATATAAGTATTTGTTTAAAATACTTTCTTGTTTACAAAACAGGCTATTTTCAGCTAGATTGGTTCATTTCACCTGACTCGTAACCATCTCTGTTGCAAGTCTTTGAATGACCAACCAAAAGGAGCAAAGGTGAATCAACAACACTGTGACTGATAGCTCATTTATTACCATACTGAAGCAAAATATGCCAAGGGGaatagcaaaataaaataatgaataataaataaatgggaAAATGCAAAGCCAAAATACTACAGGAATTTTAGACTTAGCAGGTCTTAACATGAGGTAAAAATACAGCCTCAAATGAACTATAAAACATGACATATCGCATTGTGTCATTATTCATTTAATAAAGGGCCAGGATGGATCCAAGTGTTTGAAACTCTACACCCTCACTGCTTACATAAGAATTAAAAGAGTAAGGTGCTggtaatcaaatgcacttgataaCATCATGAGCAAGTATGACCACCTccataaaagcagaagtttctTGTTCTGGTGCATTCAAAGGTGTTACCACAATGCCAAGGAGGAatgcacagcttaggtttgtaAAAATGGATCTGGACAAACTGTCTGGACCTTTGGATAGATGAAACCAAGGTGGAAAtctttggccataatgcacagcgccaaaccaaacacagcacatcagcacaaaTACCTCATACCAGTTACTACCATACTTTTAGATGGGTTTGATTTTGGGCTTAATTTTTCAGTCGTCGGCTCTGTGGCACTGTGCAGTCAATGAGTGGACCATGAAATCATCTGTAAAATAAAGTATTCTAGAGGTAAATGTGcagccatctgtctgacagctaaagtttAGCAGAAACTAGGTCATGCAAAGGGACAATGCTCCTAACCGCACTAGCAAATCTACAagagaatggctgaaaaagtcAAATGCAAGACTTTCAACCCAACTGAAATGTTGTGGTGGGACCTCGAGAGAGCTTTACATAAacaaatgcctgcaaacctcaatgaagtGAAGCAACATTGTCAAGATAAGTTCCTTCACaacgatgtgagagactgataaagtcacacagaaaaacGATTACTTCAAATTGCTTTTCCTAAAGGTGGTTTTACAAGCTGCTGAAGCCTGGGGTGTGTATTTGCTTGCTTTGATGTTTTGGCTTAGGTTTTGTTAATTCAATAATGATTTGGTGCAATACATCATGTATTGCTGTAAATCTTCAGTGTATTTAGGGTATTTACCTAATTTTAAGACCTGGTAAGGACTAGATCATCTTTTTCCTATGACTATACTTTTCGGGGTTAGGTAATATACTATAAAGGTGTTGAAACTCCTACTTAAATATCCGTTCTTTCCTCCTGTATTACAGGAAGAAATCCTGTCGCACCATCACATTCGATGAGTTCAAGGCTGCGCTTGGAGAGCTGGCCAGGAAGAAGTATAAAGACAAGACTGGAGAGGAGGCTGAGGCAGAGGTGTTCCAGCTGATCGAGGGGAAGTCACCAGTCATTTCAGGAGTCACAGTAAGATTCGATCAGAAAGATTCACAAGTTTCACAACACGTCTCCTTTTTCAGCAGTTAAAACTCAAACTTTCTTTGCAAACTTCTTCACAGAAAGCCGTCGCTTCCCCAACAGTCAGTCGTCTTACGGACACCACCAAGTTTACAGGGTCGCACAAGGAGCGATTTGACGAAACCGGCCGCGGGAAGGGTAAGGCGGGACGAGTAGACATAGTTGACACTTCTGGATACGTTTCGGGATACAAGCATCAAGGGTCGTATGAAAAGAAGGTGACCAAACCCACTGCGGGCAGACCCGTGTGAGGGCGAAGACAAGGAAATAAACATTTGATCAACTACTAGGATGATTTTCTATTAAAACGATTACTCATAGAAAGCACAAAAGCATAGGATTTCATATATTTTCCCCATCCATCTATtttatgtgtgcgtgtttgtgtgtgtgtgtgtgagagcgagcaagagagagagatgttttTGAGTTCCTCTCTTCGTGAAGTGTGAGAACTGGAAAACTGTTTACATCTATTTTTACAAATTCATCACCAGCTGGTACATTCCTGTCTGATAGCAAGTTACTGCCAAACACTGAAGAGCACAAATGAGAGAAACT
This sequence is a window from Oreochromis aureus strain Israel breed Guangdong linkage group 11, ZZ_aureus, whole genome shotgun sequence. Protein-coding genes within it:
- the LOC116325376 gene encoding tubulin polymerization-promoting protein, coding for MADQKDNIDDFKVQTAKHPNMTSAPLRPHSEHSKDRASKRLSTESNGTSDGGVGSSTPVEITALEESFRRFAIHGDTRATGKEMHGKNWSKLCKDCGVIDGKNITLTDVDIVFSKVKKKSCRTITFDEFKAALGELARKKYKDKTGEEAEAEVFQLIEGKSPVISGVTKAVASPTVSRLTDTTKFTGSHKERFDETGRGKGKAGRVDIVDTSGYVSGYKHQGSYEKKVTKPTAGRPV